One Cytophagales bacterium DNA window includes the following coding sequences:
- a CDS encoding HEAT repeat domain-containing protein: protein MNWTDEHIIEYLEGGLDTDQRKEFENQLMTDPAFKAKYQELEQLLQTIERVPEVEAPAELEWGFKAELDRMQSTLAETRLEPNNSLNASPNRWWLQIAAGFGLLVIGFLSGTQQTSDNSGQLLAMQTQIQSLQQVVMQQTLESSSASERIKAVNQIEQVPFQPDEKLVKMLVKTATQDKSVNVRYAAVQALGNFMDYPSVRNEMVRSLDQQTEPLIQIAMIGLLVDAQEKAAISSIKKLLDNEATTPEVKQQAEIAMDILI from the coding sequence ATGAACTGGACAGATGAACATATCATTGAATACCTCGAAGGGGGGCTGGATACAGATCAGCGAAAGGAGTTTGAAAACCAACTAATGACCGATCCTGCCTTCAAAGCAAAGTATCAGGAATTGGAGCAGTTGCTTCAAACCATTGAGCGAGTACCTGAAGTAGAAGCTCCTGCTGAATTGGAATGGGGCTTCAAAGCAGAACTTGATCGTATGCAGTCGACTCTCGCCGAGACAAGATTGGAACCGAACAATTCGTTGAATGCTTCGCCTAATCGATGGTGGTTGCAAATCGCTGCAGGATTCGGATTACTCGTCATCGGGTTTCTTTCCGGTACCCAGCAAACATCTGACAACAGTGGGCAATTACTCGCGATGCAAACGCAGATCCAGAGCTTACAGCAAGTGGTGATGCAACAAACGCTGGAAAGCTCATCAGCCAGTGAACGGATCAAGGCGGTCAACCAAATAGAGCAAGTACCCTTTCAACCCGATGAAAAGCTGGTGAAAATGCTCGTGAAAACGGCCACCCAGGACAAAAGCGTCAATGTGCGATACGCAGCTGTACAGGCGTTGGGCAATTTCATGGACTATCCTTCGGTTCGCAATGAAATGGTTCGTTCGCTTGATCAACAAACTGAACCTCTGATTCAGATTGCCATGATTGGCCTGCTGGTAGATGCCCAGGAAAAAGCAGCGATCTCATCGATCAAAAAATTATTAGACAATGAGGCGACTACCCCTGAAGTGAAACAGCAAGCGGAAATCGCCATGGACATTCTTATTTAA
- a CDS encoding DUF4097 family beta strand repeat-containing protein, whose product MKKALLTAMTVLIVMTTQAQFEITPNGNPAELTVNVTNLYADLEIVGTNDKLIKVIALDYEGLPEKAKGLKPLSATGPDNTDLGLYIEQQGQEIMISGASRKSDDGEYRIELPANIKLVIEYDSYQAGDIRVSDMSGEVEASSKVGDMEFQNITGPLVANSLSSDISIVFTSVSQTSPTDVSSTSGDVDVTLPESTKGNFQMKTVSGEVYTDLEFEFGEEEGRSKRWGGGMSAEATLNGGGVQINLKSISGDIFIRKQ is encoded by the coding sequence ATGAAAAAAGCCTTGTTAACGGCCATGACTGTCTTGATCGTCATGACCACACAGGCACAATTCGAGATCACCCCCAATGGTAATCCTGCGGAGCTTACTGTGAATGTGACCAACTTGTATGCGGACCTGGAAATCGTCGGAACCAATGACAAATTAATCAAGGTTATCGCCCTTGATTATGAAGGATTGCCAGAAAAGGCGAAAGGGCTGAAACCTCTTTCCGCAACCGGTCCTGATAACACAGACCTTGGTTTGTACATCGAGCAGCAAGGCCAGGAAATCATGATCTCCGGGGCTAGTCGAAAGTCCGATGATGGAGAATATCGAATTGAATTGCCTGCCAACATCAAATTAGTGATCGAATATGATAGTTATCAGGCTGGAGACATCCGAGTTAGCGACATGTCAGGAGAAGTCGAAGCTTCTTCCAAGGTAGGCGACATGGAATTCCAGAACATCACAGGCCCGCTAGTCGCCAACTCATTGAGTTCAGACATCAGCATTGTTTTCACATCGGTCAGCCAAACCAGCCCAACAGATGTCTCCAGCACCAGTGGTGATGTGGATGTGACACTTCCTGAAAGTACAAAAGGCAATTTCCAGATGAAAACCGTTTCTGGAGAGGTATACACAGACCTGGAATTCGAGTTTGGTGAAGAAGAAGGTAGGTCCAAACGTTGGGGCGGAGGCATGTCTGCCGAAGCGACCTTGAATGGCGGTGGCGTTCAGATCAACTTGAAGAGCATCAGCGGAGACATCTTCATCAGGAAGCAATAA
- a CDS encoding carboxypeptidase-like regulatory domain-containing protein — MNRISVMLLLMGIGHFTIAQKRSVFLGIVVDQVTKTAIPYAHVTFDGTAVGTSANLDGQFELKIPASALPANIRISCIGYESITLAVAKIPSDRQRINLAPVTTALDGVVVSADKPKKKELNQARRLVKRALRRIPKNYSDEAIHLPAFYRHYCAENDNYVRLIESALDITRSGKDPYKAYIPQENLGFEISQLRRSFDFTQNARLSHPPISLNYLLTGDLTSYEYSNPLLALNTKYQLTDTTSFNNQVVYVVDFDTPRDLKRKAFHGRLYIAAKSLAFLRIDFSELTGRKTISDSTDVQLDRITFYKKHQDKYFLDRSSADVYALKLSYDTLGRTIDSIVHTSHIELITNNILPNPEKEKGGLQPTAEDLVNVDYDSTFWDNYNILQATKIEDKIISDLSRKLDLRKQFALFNTIEEGGKSIISSDAFQSIIAKYKDTPTYVVIWSGRNHPNHFDVEPHKWLAKRLKRDKAQLLLVSIDDTDEKWQLAREVYQLNIKGVMHERMSFEFDSELLADLFSNVLPFYCFFDKSGELINTNPPLPAREDVQLLLSAKSSR, encoded by the coding sequence ATGAATCGTATCAGTGTGATGCTATTGCTAATGGGTATCGGGCACTTTACAATAGCTCAGAAGCGATCCGTTTTCTTGGGAATTGTGGTTGATCAGGTTACGAAAACGGCAATTCCTTATGCTCATGTCACCTTTGATGGAACAGCTGTTGGGACCAGTGCTAATCTGGACGGACAATTTGAATTGAAGATTCCAGCATCGGCACTTCCTGCGAACATAAGGATTTCTTGTATTGGGTATGAATCAATTACCCTTGCCGTCGCGAAAATCCCATCAGATCGTCAAAGGATCAACTTAGCACCTGTAACGACGGCTCTGGACGGTGTGGTGGTTTCCGCGGATAAACCAAAAAAGAAGGAGCTGAATCAGGCCCGAAGATTGGTGAAACGAGCACTTCGTAGAATTCCGAAGAACTATTCTGATGAAGCCATTCATTTGCCCGCATTTTATCGACATTACTGCGCGGAAAATGACAATTATGTTCGTTTGATTGAATCGGCCCTTGATATTACACGCTCCGGGAAAGATCCATACAAAGCTTACATCCCTCAGGAAAACCTGGGCTTTGAAATTTCGCAACTGCGAAGAAGTTTTGACTTCACACAAAATGCCCGGCTTTCTCACCCTCCCATTTCATTGAATTACTTACTGACTGGTGACTTGACTTCATATGAATACAGCAATCCTTTATTGGCGCTCAATACGAAATATCAATTGACGGATACAACCTCTTTTAATAATCAGGTCGTGTATGTAGTCGATTTTGATACGCCCAGGGACCTGAAGAGAAAGGCTTTTCACGGGAGACTTTACATCGCTGCCAAAAGCCTTGCGTTCTTGCGCATAGATTTTAGCGAATTGACGGGAAGAAAAACCATCAGTGACAGTACCGATGTTCAATTGGATCGGATCACTTTCTATAAAAAGCATCAGGACAAATATTTCCTGGACCGATCAAGTGCAGATGTGTATGCCTTAAAACTTTCTTATGATACCCTGGGTCGGACCATCGATTCGATTGTGCATACGTCGCATATCGAACTGATCACCAACAACATCTTGCCTAATCCTGAGAAGGAAAAAGGAGGCTTGCAACCCACTGCGGAAGATTTGGTGAATGTCGATTATGATTCCACCTTTTGGGACAATTACAATATCCTGCAGGCCACCAAGATTGAGGACAAGATCATTTCAGATCTGTCCAGGAAACTAGACTTAAGGAAGCAATTTGCCCTGTTCAATACGATTGAAGAAGGGGGTAAGTCCATCATCAGCTCAGATGCCTTTCAGTCGATAATTGCCAAATACAAGGATACACCGACCTATGTGGTGATTTGGTCGGGGAGAAATCACCCCAATCATTTTGATGTAGAGCCTCACAAGTGGCTGGCCAAAAGGCTGAAGCGAGATAAAGCACAGCTGCTATTGGTTTCGATTGATGATACGGATGAAAAATGGCAGTTGGCCAGAGAAGTTTATCAACTCAACATCAAAGGGGTGATGCACGAACGTATGAGTTTTGAATTCGATTCGGAGTTACTGGCTGATTTGTTTTCGAATGTGCTGCCATTTTACTGCTTTTTTGACAAATCCGGTGAACTGATCAATACTAATCCGCCATTGCCAGCAAGGGAAGACGTTCAGTTGCTGCTTTCCGCAAAGTCGAGCCGTTGA
- a CDS encoding COR domain-containing protein encodes MDALRLIEKEKQENSGKLDLGNCGLMEIPDEVFSLKHLHTLILSNQWWDWNQEIWVNSRNNGKPNHISKIDKKIDSLTNLIWLVISGGFGENWQISDLSPICGLLNLKHLDLSNNEIKDLKTLGQLVDLNFLYLRGNKIKDIHSLRGIQSLIHLDLHSNQIEDIAPIESLKDLRSLNIHSNHIQDLMPLKELINLSSLKLSNNRIEHISAVKNLSNLNMLDLSNNKIRDIEAIAQLTNINLLDLSNNKIQNISPLNKLVELKHLDLTSNKVQDISSLKMIIQKGVKIATSGYRIGINLNGNPLTSPPLEIVKQGNQAILGYFESLERSKNAGEGTASLRELKLVLVGEGASGKTSLLKQLQGKEFDPKESQTHGINIARMRLNELPDFQNMNELEEVVLHGWDFGGQEIMHASHQIFLTKRAIYIYVIDSRNDSKKDYWLQHIRRYGDGSPSLVAINKIDLNPNYDLERSTLNKKYPFLSQRFFRISCKEGNGLKSLKKAIGRLIPYTELYGMQVAKSWVLVKKSLEIATEKSNYLSRAQFLELCNAKGIKNANEQNTLLQFLHDLGIVFHFKALKLKDFYVLDPHWVTVAVYKIMNTQSVRDGILKERQLNFILNHEVSEVEEYDPAEKEFEYNPEEQRYLVEIMAEFELLYELGNSQYLIPDLLPKESKSAFKTPNSECLHFVLEYDFLAQSLFNRLVIARNEDIKERQWLARNQVVFDNETCSCRALVLFDLDSKIITIQVWGREKRNYLAILRDALYQIHQNFYSLKIHQKLPVPGHSEHFVDYDELIGLEQMGQQSVSVGILRKSFAIADFLDPIISKHERQEKGDNKITRREHGDIIFNLKQEQSVEQNTDVKTTVSISIQIQNLLGETESLKEDIEDERELLEEHVAPKEIDVAVKDIEKAEKAIAEIEQASKSQQPVAQKSRNRLKRFVDDLSDEDSPTHKTLKALRKGKDYAVNLAEMYNGVAENIGVPLVPKVILGVLKKL; translated from the coding sequence ATGGACGCTCTGAGACTAATTGAAAAAGAAAAGCAGGAAAATTCAGGTAAGTTAGACTTGGGAAATTGCGGCCTCATGGAAATCCCTGATGAGGTATTTTCCTTGAAACATCTTCATACTTTAATACTAAGCAATCAATGGTGGGACTGGAATCAAGAAATCTGGGTAAACAGTAGAAATAATGGTAAACCGAACCATATCAGTAAAATTGACAAGAAAATAGATTCTTTAACTAACTTAATTTGGCTTGTTATTAGCGGCGGTTTTGGGGAAAACTGGCAAATATCAGACCTAAGCCCGATTTGTGGGTTGCTTAATCTAAAACATTTAGATCTTAGTAACAATGAAATTAAGGATCTCAAAACTCTTGGTCAACTTGTCGACTTAAATTTCTTATACCTGCGAGGAAACAAAATAAAGGACATCCATTCGTTACGAGGTATTCAAAGCCTAATTCACCTTGACCTTCACTCCAATCAAATCGAAGATATTGCACCAATTGAATCGCTAAAGGATTTAAGAAGTTTAAATATCCATTCCAATCATATACAGGATTTAATGCCATTGAAAGAACTTATTAATTTGAGTTCTCTGAAACTTAGTAATAATCGAATTGAACATATTTCTGCAGTAAAGAACCTCTCAAATTTAAACATGTTGGATCTCAGCAATAATAAGATCCGAGACATTGAGGCAATAGCGCAATTAACTAACATTAATTTATTAGACCTGAGCAACAATAAAATCCAGAACATAAGTCCACTTAATAAGCTAGTTGAATTAAAACATCTGGATTTGACTAGCAACAAAGTTCAAGATATCAGTTCTCTAAAAATGATAATTCAGAAAGGAGTTAAGATAGCTACCTCCGGTTATAGAATTGGCATCAACCTCAATGGGAATCCTCTAACAAGTCCACCACTTGAAATCGTGAAACAGGGGAATCAAGCTATTTTAGGATACTTTGAGTCATTAGAAAGAAGTAAAAATGCAGGAGAAGGTACTGCTTCTTTACGAGAGCTAAAATTGGTTCTAGTAGGAGAGGGTGCATCTGGAAAAACTTCTTTACTAAAACAGTTACAAGGCAAAGAGTTTGACCCTAAGGAATCACAAACTCACGGCATAAATATTGCTCGTATGAGACTTAATGAACTTCCTGATTTCCAAAATATGAATGAATTAGAGGAAGTAGTGCTTCACGGCTGGGATTTCGGAGGGCAAGAAATTATGCACGCATCACACCAAATCTTCCTCACAAAAAGAGCCATTTATATTTATGTAATTGATAGCCGAAATGATAGTAAGAAAGATTATTGGTTACAGCATATTCGTCGATATGGAGACGGAAGTCCTTCATTAGTAGCAATCAACAAGATTGACTTGAATCCTAACTACGATTTGGAGAGAAGTACTTTGAATAAAAAGTATCCTTTTTTATCTCAACGCTTTTTTCGCATATCATGTAAGGAAGGTAATGGATTGAAATCATTGAAAAAGGCCATTGGTAGATTGATTCCATATACAGAACTTTATGGAATGCAAGTTGCTAAATCTTGGGTGTTAGTTAAGAAATCACTGGAAATAGCTACCGAGAAAAGCAATTATTTGAGTAGAGCTCAATTTCTCGAACTCTGCAATGCCAAGGGAATAAAGAACGCAAACGAACAAAATACGCTCCTACAGTTTTTACATGATTTAGGAATCGTATTCCATTTTAAGGCTTTGAAACTAAAAGATTTCTATGTCCTAGATCCACATTGGGTCACCGTAGCCGTCTACAAGATCATGAACACTCAAAGTGTCCGAGACGGTATCTTAAAGGAACGTCAATTAAATTTTATACTAAATCACGAAGTTTCAGAAGTTGAGGAATACGATCCGGCAGAAAAAGAATTCGAATATAATCCTGAGGAGCAACGTTACTTAGTAGAAATTATGGCCGAATTTGAACTCCTTTACGAATTAGGGAATAGTCAATATCTAATCCCTGATCTCCTCCCAAAGGAGTCAAAATCTGCATTCAAGACCCCAAATAGTGAGTGTTTACATTTTGTTTTGGAATATGACTTTTTAGCGCAATCCTTATTCAATCGATTGGTCATTGCTCGAAATGAAGATATAAAGGAAAGGCAATGGTTAGCTAGGAATCAAGTAGTCTTTGACAATGAAACGTGCTCATGTAGAGCCCTAGTGTTGTTTGATCTTGATAGTAAAATAATTACTATTCAAGTTTGGGGAAGGGAGAAAAGAAACTACTTGGCAATACTAAGAGATGCACTCTACCAAATTCATCAGAATTTTTACTCTTTGAAAATTCATCAAAAACTTCCAGTTCCTGGCCATTCTGAACATTTCGTTGACTATGACGAGCTTATTGGATTGGAACAAATGGGACAACAAAGTGTGTCCGTTGGGATTCTCAGAAAAAGCTTTGCAATTGCCGACTTTCTCGATCCCATTATTTCTAAACATGAACGCCAAGAAAAAGGTGATAACAAGATCACAAGAAGGGAACATGGAGATATAATTTTTAATCTTAAGCAAGAACAAAGTGTCGAGCAGAATACCGATGTAAAAACCACTGTTAGCATATCTATCCAGATCCAAAACCTCCTCGGAGAGACAGAATCTTTAAAGGAAGATATTGAGGATGAGCGCGAGTTACTCGAAGAACATGTTGCACCAAAGGAAATCGATGTAGCGGTCAAAGACATTGAAAAGGCAGAGAAAGCGATTGCTGAGATTGAACAGGCGTCAAAAAGTCAGCAACCGGTGGCGCAGAAATCTAGGAATCGGCTTAAGCGCTTCGTGGACGATTTGTCGGATGAGGATTCTCCGACGCACAAGACACTCAAAGCACTAAGGAAAGGGAAGGATTATGCGGTGAACCTGGCGGAGATGTATAATGGAGTGGCGGAGAATATTGGTGTACCGCTGGTGCCGAAGGTGATCTTGGGTGTGTTGAAGAAGTTGTGA
- a CDS encoding DUF3817 domain-containing protein — protein MLRTPIGRFRITAFLEGISFILILAVSMPLKYYYDMPEPNQIIGMAHGLLFVLYCFQALALTIQNSWPFKALFILFVASILPFGTFYFVPKVLRERGELMS, from the coding sequence ATGCTGCGTACCCCTATCGGACGATTCAGAATCACCGCCTTTTTAGAAGGCATCTCCTTCATCCTGATCCTGGCCGTTTCCATGCCCCTGAAATACTACTACGACATGCCCGAACCCAACCAAATCATCGGCATGGCCCATGGATTATTGTTCGTCCTCTACTGCTTCCAGGCCCTCGCTCTCACGATCCAAAACAGCTGGCCCTTCAAAGCCCTCTTCATCCTTTTCGTTGCTTCGATCCTTCCATTTGGTACCTTCTATTTTGTGCCAAAGGTGTTGCGGGAGCGGGGTGAATTGATGTCCTAA
- a CDS encoding sigma-70 family RNA polymerase sigma factor, with the protein MEALSDEDLMALVQEEKLNYMEVLFGRYQKRIYNYFLKCTMDPEESRDLAQITFIRVMKYRASFNASRGFEGWLFQIARNLVKDHFRKMKVYRDQFNLAETLPERAEEGDAGEQLEREELLYKAMARLEPDKRELLVLAKFQGMKYEQIAELRDTTVSAVKVQVHRTIAKLRDFYLEEEKSEA; encoded by the coding sequence TTGGAAGCATTGAGCGACGAAGATTTAATGGCGCTGGTGCAGGAGGAAAAGTTGAATTACATGGAAGTCCTTTTCGGGAGATACCAGAAAAGGATCTACAACTACTTTCTCAAATGCACCATGGATCCCGAAGAAAGCCGTGACCTGGCACAGATCACGTTCATTCGAGTGATGAAATATCGCGCGTCCTTCAATGCCAGTCGGGGATTTGAAGGTTGGTTGTTTCAAATCGCGCGAAACCTGGTCAAAGATCACTTCCGGAAAATGAAAGTGTATCGCGATCAGTTCAACCTGGCGGAAACCCTTCCTGAGCGAGCCGAGGAGGGCGATGCCGGGGAACAATTGGAACGGGAAGAGCTGCTGTACAAAGCCATGGCAAGGCTCGAGCCGGACAAACGCGAATTACTCGTCCTCGCAAAATTTCAGGGGATGAAGTATGAACAGATCGCTGAATTGCGAGACACGACCGTTAGCGCGGTAAAAGTGCAGGTCCATCGGACCATTGCAAAACTGAGAGATTTCTATTTGGAAGAAGAAAAGTCTGAAGCATGA
- a CDS encoding FtsX-like permease family protein, with protein MNEFQELPQPPQWPYECLKKLLRADFLEELSGDVEERFHENLTRHSMTKARRLYVLDNFKLLRPQFFKSLGGDHQLNSFGMFQNYFKIGIRNILKYRLFSAINIFGLAAAMSVCMFIILMLVDQKSYDNFHQEEKQLYRIVGQPEPSSNTYATTSYAIGETLPLEYGIIDQSATLRRGLGGEATYEQKAIELRGYFATKDFLACLQFPLIEGDPNTALEKPNSLIISQTKAKQLFGEVSALGKSVQFHDRGLNILEDEGDTPPEDWGNLTITGIIDDQAYRSHLKFDALASATTLPALHRAEMLTDLSKRWESYYSSYNYVRLKEGIGEHELNNALVSFTKNKYGAIEGLEEFVLSAQNIRDITPGPIMNNESSFRLPMFIYYILSILAAIILLMAVINYTNLSVARSLIRAKEIGIRKVNGASRKAIAFQFLTESIITTMLALVLAVVLLSVMKNGFLTLWANKYLQLELDLSPVAFLLFFLFALMTGVVAGIYPSLVLSRKRPVDALTSHFSPNKKSWNAQKILNVSQLAVSLLFIVSSMVVYNQFRHYLAFEYGFNAENVLTIPLQSNDWQQLKTEMGGVSGVEMISACEYLPATGITDHMELEDKNRDDEYINLQVMRVDESFLENLGVRQLAGSPILASDERSRSVIINETAAKKLGFEHASEAVGTIWKTKQGSEIPIKGVVADFRSTLLINEDETRPLALTYRQEAFNFLNVRIAGNNQPQTIKRLEAAWKSVDPKHPFIYAYFDQELANTNLFILDIVTIIGYLAFLAIVIACLGLLGLATYTTQRRTKEVGVRKVLGAGEWQVVLVLSRNFIKLVLFAVILSAPLTYFINRFWLDHLPNRADFSISTVILGAVILLTLGLLTIGTQTFRIARLNPVMSLKDE; from the coding sequence ATGAACGAGTTTCAAGAACTTCCTCAACCTCCTCAATGGCCTTATGAGTGTTTGAAAAAGTTGCTTCGGGCAGATTTCCTGGAGGAACTCTCTGGTGATGTGGAAGAACGCTTCCATGAGAACCTGACCCGTCATTCAATGACTAAGGCCAGGCGGCTATATGTACTCGATAACTTCAAATTACTCCGTCCTCAATTTTTTAAAAGTCTCGGAGGAGATCATCAACTCAATTCATTTGGCATGTTTCAAAACTATTTTAAGATCGGGATCCGCAACATCCTGAAATACCGACTTTTTTCTGCGATCAACATTTTTGGGCTGGCTGCAGCCATGTCTGTGTGCATGTTCATTATTCTGATGCTGGTAGATCAGAAAAGCTATGACAACTTTCATCAAGAAGAAAAGCAGCTTTACCGCATTGTGGGTCAGCCAGAGCCAAGCAGTAACACATACGCTACGACTTCCTACGCGATCGGGGAAACCCTGCCATTGGAATATGGCATCATCGATCAATCTGCGACATTACGAAGAGGACTAGGAGGAGAAGCTACTTATGAGCAAAAGGCCATTGAATTGCGAGGTTACTTCGCGACCAAAGATTTTCTGGCTTGCCTTCAGTTTCCGTTGATTGAAGGTGATCCGAACACCGCGTTGGAAAAACCCAATTCATTGATCATTTCTCAAACCAAAGCCAAGCAGCTTTTTGGTGAGGTCAGTGCATTGGGAAAGTCTGTTCAATTCCATGATCGGGGTTTGAACATTCTGGAAGATGAGGGCGATACACCCCCGGAGGATTGGGGCAATTTAACCATTACAGGCATCATTGATGATCAGGCGTATCGATCCCATCTGAAATTTGATGCTTTGGCTAGTGCAACCACGCTCCCGGCACTTCATAGAGCTGAAATGTTAACGGACCTATCCAAAAGATGGGAATCTTATTACTCTTCTTACAACTACGTCCGATTGAAAGAAGGCATTGGTGAGCATGAACTGAATAATGCCTTGGTCAGCTTTACCAAAAACAAGTATGGTGCTATTGAAGGACTGGAGGAATTCGTCCTATCTGCTCAAAACATCCGAGACATCACGCCTGGGCCAATCATGAACAATGAATCTTCATTTCGATTGCCCATGTTTATTTACTACATCTTATCCATTCTGGCAGCCATTATATTATTAATGGCCGTAATTAACTATACCAATCTGTCAGTAGCCAGATCACTGATTAGGGCAAAGGAAATTGGCATCCGAAAAGTGAACGGAGCCAGTAGAAAAGCGATCGCTTTTCAGTTTTTGACCGAATCGATCATCACCACGATGTTGGCCCTGGTCTTGGCAGTAGTCTTGCTGTCCGTGATGAAAAATGGCTTTTTGACCCTTTGGGCTAATAAATACCTTCAACTTGAATTGGATTTATCGCCAGTCGCTTTTCTATTGTTCTTCTTATTCGCTTTGATGACGGGAGTGGTAGCAGGCATTTATCCGTCATTGGTGCTTTCGCGCAAAAGACCTGTGGATGCATTGACCAGTCATTTTTCTCCCAACAAGAAGAGTTGGAATGCACAAAAAATCCTGAACGTAAGCCAGTTGGCGGTTTCATTGTTGTTCATCGTAAGCTCAATGGTGGTGTACAATCAATTTCGGCATTACCTCGCCTTTGAATATGGCTTCAATGCTGAAAATGTTTTGACCATTCCACTTCAAAGCAATGATTGGCAACAATTGAAAACGGAAATGGGAGGCGTTTCGGGTGTAGAAATGATTTCAGCATGTGAGTATTTGCCTGCTACTGGAATCACGGATCACATGGAATTGGAGGACAAAAACAGGGATGATGAATACATCAATTTGCAAGTGATGCGTGTTGATGAGTCTTTTCTGGAGAATCTTGGGGTACGACAGCTTGCAGGTTCTCCCATCTTAGCTTCGGATGAACGTTCACGCTCGGTAATCATCAATGAAACGGCTGCGAAAAAACTGGGTTTTGAACATGCGTCTGAAGCTGTGGGGACTATTTGGAAAACGAAGCAAGGATCTGAAATCCCTATCAAAGGGGTTGTTGCTGATTTTCGATCTACGCTGTTGATCAATGAAGATGAGACACGGCCTTTGGCACTCACGTACCGACAAGAAGCATTCAATTTTTTGAATGTCCGTATTGCTGGGAATAATCAACCTCAGACCATCAAGAGGTTAGAAGCAGCCTGGAAATCCGTAGACCCAAAACACCCCTTCATCTATGCGTATTTTGATCAGGAACTCGCCAACACCAACCTCTTCATCCTCGACATTGTAACCATTATCGGATACCTGGCTTTTTTAGCGATCGTCATTGCTTGCTTAGGTCTTTTGGGACTAGCTACTTACACGACACAAAGAAGGACCAAAGAAGTAGGGGTGAGGAAAGTTTTGGGAGCTGGAGAATGGCAGGTGGTCCTGGTGCTGTCCAGGAATTTTATCAAGCTGGTGTTATTTGCCGTGATTTTATCTGCGCCCCTGACCTACTTTATTAATCGTTTTTGGTTGGATCATTTACCAAACCGAGCGGATTTCAGCATTTCAACGGTGATCCTTGGGGCGGTGATCCTTTTAACGTTAGGCTTGCTTACCATAGGGACACAGACATTTCGGATTGCGCGATTGAATCCGGTGATGTCGTTAAAGGATGAGTGA
- a CDS encoding helix-turn-helix transcriptional regulator — MKKSRLGEFQELILMAIIVLKEEAYGNSIQHELETRLEETVSIGAIQTALKRMEANGYVTSVWGEASNVRGGKRKRMYEATPYAVQLLKEMQDVRFKFWQAMPAAIKGTA; from the coding sequence ATGAAGAAATCGCGTCTCGGGGAATTTCAGGAGTTGATTCTGATGGCCATCATCGTGCTGAAGGAAGAAGCTTATGGCAACTCCATCCAACATGAATTGGAAACCCGGCTGGAGGAAACCGTCAGTATCGGCGCCATTCAGACGGCATTGAAACGGATGGAAGCTAATGGATACGTGACTTCAGTATGGGGGGAAGCGTCCAACGTCCGTGGAGGTAAACGCAAGCGCATGTATGAGGCCACGCCTTATGCAGTACAGTTGCTCAAAGAAATGCAGGACGTTCGATTCAAATTCTGGCAAGCGATGCCTGCCGCAATCAAAGGAACTGCATGA